Proteins from a genomic interval of Paenibacillus sp. FSL H8-0048:
- a CDS encoding alkaline phosphatase family protein — translation MEFTGLQPQPPSAAKHLIVISYDAFSEDHWEMASRLPNLSKLITSGAYSNRLRSVYPTLTYVVHTTIATGVYPDKHGVYHNNPLQPFVPEEEQRWFWFREAVQVPTIYDAARKAGLSTAGLLWPVSGKSSIQYNIPEIRALKGENQALKVLRSGSPLYCARLELKYGRIRQGIAQPQLDNFTTRCAADTIKRHKPNLLMMHLIDLDDTKHLYGTDSGEVDEVILRMDNRLGEIMQAVEDAGIREETVIMVLGDHGQFNVRYKLHLNNLLQAKGLIYDKDGVMHWRAYFQSGGGSAYLHVRPGDEEALRLALAAVDEYRSGGGPGIESVYGREKLDLLHASPVAKVMLEAQRGYSFDEALADTLVTDLQAAGIRYATHGYSPDASGYRCNLIIAGAGIKQGYSIGGLEMVDIAPTMGRMLGLDFGPGDGRVLEEIFEE, via the coding sequence ATGGAATTCACCGGACTGCAACCGCAACCACCCTCGGCAGCCAAGCATCTGATCGTTATCTCCTATGATGCCTTCTCTGAAGATCACTGGGAGATGGCCAGCCGCCTGCCCAATCTGTCGAAGCTGATCACCAGCGGTGCCTACAGCAACCGTCTCAGAAGTGTCTATCCCACGCTCACTTACGTGGTACATACGACCATTGCTACCGGCGTCTATCCGGATAAACACGGTGTCTATCACAATAATCCGCTGCAGCCGTTCGTGCCGGAGGAGGAGCAGCGCTGGTTCTGGTTCCGCGAGGCTGTTCAGGTGCCAACCATCTATGATGCGGCGCGTAAGGCGGGGCTGAGTACAGCGGGACTGCTCTGGCCGGTAAGCGGCAAGTCCTCGATTCAGTATAATATCCCGGAGATCCGTGCGCTAAAAGGGGAGAATCAGGCGCTCAAGGTACTGCGAAGCGGCAGTCCCCTTTACTGCGCCCGGCTGGAGCTGAAATACGGACGGATCAGGCAGGGCATCGCGCAGCCGCAGCTCGATAACTTCACCACGAGGTGCGCCGCCGATACAATTAAGCGCCATAAACCGAACCTGCTCATGATGCATCTGATTGACCTGGATGACACCAAGCATCTGTACGGCACGGACAGCGGGGAAGTAGACGAGGTCATTCTGCGGATGGATAATCGGCTGGGGGAGATCATGCAGGCGGTAGAGGATGCCGGAATCCGGGAGGAGACGGTGATAATGGTGCTTGGCGACCATGGTCAGTTCAACGTACGCTACAAGCTGCATTTGAACAATCTTTTGCAGGCTAAGGGGCTGATCTATGATAAGGACGGCGTGATGCACTGGCGGGCCTACTTCCAGAGCGGCGGCGGTTCAGCTTATCTGCATGTGCGGCCCGGAGATGAGGAGGCGCTGCGGCTAGCCTTGGCGGCGGTGGATGAATATAGGAGCGGCGGGGGCCCCGGAATTGAGAGCGTGTATGGAAGAGAGAAGCTGGACCTGCTTCACGCCAGTCCGGTGGCAAAAGTTATGCTTGAAGCGCAGCGGGGCTACAGCTTCGATGAGGCGCTGGCGGACACGCTGGTCACCGATCTACAGGCGGCGGGCATACGCTATGCTACGCATGGTTACTCGCCGGATGCAAGCGGATACCGCTGCAATCTCATCATCGCAGGCGCGGGGATCAAGCAGGGCTATTCCATCGGCGGTCTGGAGATGGTCGACATCGCCCCGACGATGGGCCGGATGCTGGGACTGGACTTCGGGCCGGGGGACGGGCGTGTGCTGGAGGAGATTTTTGAGGAGTAG
- a CDS encoding MFS transporter, whose protein sequence is MKLSKEERSWILYDCGNSAYSMAVTTALLPIIFGMFENVGSSMDLGYFNSIASILVAVLSPILGTIADYKDRKKRFFIFFAALGILATASLAFVSPDSGQWQRLVAFYILSAVGFAGSNIFYDSFLVDITEDERMDKVSTRGFAYGYIFSCIPFGISLLLIFLLGMDKAIGYQIGFIITALWWGLLTVPMIRDVKQRYYIEPEPKPVVRSFQRIADTFRNIRQHRMVFVFLLAYFFYIDGVDTIIKMVVPYATSVLGTDALDTFTLLGILLIIQIIAFPCAILYGNLAKSYSTRNLIIAGIFTYVISCIAAFFITSVWHIFLLGALIGSAQGGIQALSRSYFAKIIPKENSNEFFGFYNIFGKFAAILGPALMSLTTTLAGDARYSILSIIPLFLIGFFIFITLPKGT, encoded by the coding sequence ATGAAGCTAAGCAAAGAGGAGAGATCGTGGATTCTGTACGACTGCGGGAATTCCGCCTATTCCATGGCAGTGACTACAGCGCTGCTGCCGATTATCTTCGGGATGTTCGAGAATGTGGGCAGCAGCATGGACCTGGGGTACTTCAACTCGATCGCCAGTATTTTGGTGGCGGTCCTCAGCCCGATTCTGGGCACGATTGCCGATTATAAGGACCGGAAGAAGCGGTTTTTTATTTTTTTTGCTGCGCTCGGTATCCTTGCCACTGCCTCCCTGGCCTTCGTGTCCCCGGACAGCGGTCAATGGCAGCGGCTCGTCGCCTTTTACATTCTGTCAGCGGTCGGCTTCGCCGGGTCCAACATCTTCTACGATTCCTTCCTGGTGGATATTACGGAGGATGAACGGATGGACAAGGTGTCTACCCGGGGGTTCGCCTACGGCTACATCTTCAGTTGTATTCCGTTCGGCATCAGTCTGCTGCTGATCTTCCTGCTGGGAATGGACAAGGCCATCGGCTACCAGATCGGGTTCATCATTACGGCGCTCTGGTGGGGACTGCTGACGGTGCCGATGATCCGGGATGTGAAGCAGAGATATTATATCGAGCCTGAGCCGAAGCCTGTGGTCCGGAGTTTTCAGCGTATCGCTGACACCTTCAGGAATATCCGCCAGCACCGGATGGTCTTTGTGTTCCTGCTTGCTTACTTCTTCTATATTGACGGAGTAGATACGATTATCAAGATGGTTGTGCCCTACGCCACCTCCGTCCTCGGCACAGATGCCCTGGACACCTTCACGCTGCTGGGAATTCTGCTGATCATCCAGATTATTGCCTTTCCCTGCGCGATTCTCTATGGCAATCTGGCCAAAAGCTACTCCACTCGGAATCTGATTATTGCTGGAATCTTCACCTACGTTATCTCTTGTATCGCAGCGTTTTTCATTACTTCGGTATGGCATATCTTCCTGCTGGGTGCGCTGATCGGCTCGGCACAGGGTGGTATTCAGGCGCTCAGCCGGTCCTATTTTGCTAAAATCATCCCGAAGGAGAATTCCAATGAATTCTTCGGGTTCTATAATATTTTCGGCAAGTTCGCGGCGATTCTCGGCCCTGCCTTAATGTCTCTGACCACTACCTTGGCGGGGGATGCCCGCTATAGTATTTTGTCGATTATCCCGCTCTTTCTGATCGGCTTCTTCATCTTCATTACATTGCCAAAGGGGACATAG
- the sbnA gene encoding 2,3-diaminopropionate biosynthesis protein SbnA, with amino-acid sequence MAEQWRDKVNEVIRYFPWYEDLIGNEHVNYSLEHLPLMTSELLDTHYYNNEPDASLAVYRTSGTSTGRRKSIVYSEEDEQHYIDIKTRLFGELLQGSGCARALADMGTGHAADTALAIFARLGLVNSSIPFELPVEQHIERIQTFRPDLLYTMPSILDHIVYAAEDPRTFGIRKIILVGEIATREWQQNMARLFGLRPQDITDTYGSIEIGTIAYYSHELGRYLLAEGIVAEAVGTEIIGEGLGPLGVGEGILVLTSTVRKLLPALRFVTYDVVRDFRTVQIEGAERQSFQSIVKRVGRELKHGEKISIYDIEQVVYRHLQQARVRVGVSHNALSVYIQSRSAAPSCVPVIREEIRACIPEIGLMIANHLLDDIEVILTAEDGELAGGQVKNKKLYYEKEKKKEKEQMQGRAEPRLNNGILSAIGHTPLLKLEHLFHASRFSVYAKMELMNPGGSAKDRPALRMIREAWKEGLIGPGTVVVESSSGNMAISLAMICKQLGMTFISVVDARTTGMNLQMLKALGADIDFIDRPDPETGEFLPARLKRVQQLLAEIPGSYWPNQYASPNNYLSHYDTTMPEIVTELGQVDYLFCSVSTCGTINGLAEYVKDKGLRTRIVAVDAEGSVIFGGHPKKRLFPGLGAGIVPPLRRLDLIDRIVHVTDADMVKGCRALARRESILAGASSGAVLAAIRQLKEEIPPGAVCTAILHDKGERYLDTVYSDTWVQRQFGAELLSAAEEFMV; translated from the coding sequence AGCAGTGGCGGGATAAGGTAAACGAAGTAATCAGGTACTTCCCCTGGTACGAGGATCTCATTGGCAATGAGCACGTGAATTATAGTCTGGAGCATCTTCCCCTGATGACTTCGGAGCTGCTGGACACTCATTATTATAATAATGAACCCGATGCCTCTCTTGCCGTCTACCGGACCTCGGGCACCAGTACAGGACGGCGCAAATCAATCGTCTATTCGGAAGAGGATGAGCAGCATTATATCGATATCAAAACCAGGCTGTTCGGGGAATTGCTTCAGGGAAGCGGATGTGCCAGGGCGCTGGCGGATATGGGGACCGGACATGCTGCGGATACGGCGCTGGCTATTTTTGCACGGCTGGGACTGGTGAACAGCTCCATTCCCTTCGAGTTGCCGGTAGAACAGCATATTGAGCGTATTCAGACTTTCAGGCCCGACCTGCTGTACACCATGCCTTCGATTTTGGATCATATCGTATATGCTGCGGAGGACCCCCGGACGTTTGGAATCCGCAAAATCATTCTGGTCGGCGAGATCGCCACCCGGGAGTGGCAGCAGAATATGGCCCGCCTGTTCGGCCTGAGACCGCAGGATATTACCGATACGTACGGGTCCATTGAAATCGGCACAATTGCTTATTATTCGCATGAGCTGGGCCGGTATCTGCTGGCTGAAGGCATCGTCGCCGAAGCTGTGGGAACGGAGATCATAGGGGAAGGACTCGGCCCGCTGGGCGTCGGCGAAGGCATTCTCGTGCTTACCTCAACCGTGCGTAAGCTGCTGCCTGCCCTCCGGTTTGTCACCTATGATGTCGTGAGGGATTTCAGGACCGTGCAGATAGAGGGCGCGGAGCGGCAGAGCTTCCAGTCTATCGTCAAAAGAGTGGGGCGTGAACTGAAGCACGGGGAGAAAATCAGCATCTACGATATTGAACAGGTCGTCTACCGTCATCTTCAGCAGGCCAGGGTCCGGGTCGGGGTCAGCCATAATGCATTATCTGTGTATATCCAGAGCAGGTCAGCGGCTCCCTCCTGCGTTCCGGTCATCAGGGAAGAGATCAGGGCATGCATCCCGGAGATTGGTCTGATGATCGCAAATCACCTGCTTGACGATATTGAGGTCATTCTGACGGCAGAGGACGGGGAGCTTGCGGGCGGGCAGGTGAAGAACAAGAAGCTGTATTATGAGAAGGAGAAGAAGAAGGAGAAGGAGCAAATGCAGGGAAGGGCGGAGCCCCGGCTTAACAACGGGATATTATCGGCTATCGGACATACACCACTGCTCAAGCTGGAGCATCTGTTTCACGCCAGCAGGTTCAGCGTATACGCTAAGATGGAGCTGATGAACCCGGGAGGAAGCGCTAAGGACCGCCCAGCCTTGCGGATGATCCGGGAAGCCTGGAAGGAAGGTCTTATCGGACCGGGGACCGTTGTTGTAGAATCCAGCTCCGGGAATATGGCGATCAGCCTGGCCATGATATGCAAGCAGCTCGGGATGACCTTCATCAGCGTAGTGGACGCCCGAACCACCGGGATGAATCTTCAGATGCTGAAGGCGCTGGGTGCGGACATTGATTTCATTGACCGCCCCGATCCTGAAACCGGGGAATTCCTGCCGGCCCGGCTGAAGCGTGTGCAGCAATTGCTCGCGGAGATACCGGGCAGCTATTGGCCGAATCAGTACGCTAGTCCCAATAACTATCTGTCCCATTATGATACGACCATGCCGGAGATCGTGACGGAGCTGGGGCAGGTCGATTATCTGTTCTGTAGTGTCAGTACCTGCGGAACGATAAACGGGCTGGCAGAATACGTGAAGGACAAGGGACTGCGGACCCGGATTGTGGCGGTGGATGCTGAGGGTAGTGTTATTTTTGGCGGCCATCCGAAGAAGCGGCTCTTCCCTGGACTGGGTGCCGGTATTGTGCCCCCGCTGCGCAGACTGGACCTGATCGACCGGATTGTGCATGTGACTGATGCCGATATGGTGAAGGGCTGCCGGGCGCTGGCCCGCAGGGAATCCATTCTGGCCGGAGCCTCCTCCGGGGCAGTGCTTGCTGCTATCCGGCAACTTAAGGAGGAGATTCCTCCCGGCGCAGTCTGTACCGCCATCCTGCATGATAAGGGAGAACGGTATCTCGATACGGTCTACTCGGATACCTGGGTTCAGCGCCAATTCGGAGCGGAGCTGCTGTCAGCTGCGGAAGAGTTCATGGTGTGA